One window of the Perca fluviatilis chromosome 5, GENO_Pfluv_1.0, whole genome shotgun sequence genome contains the following:
- the LOC120558738 gene encoding GTPase IMAP family member 9-like, with protein MDSNFGLSRNNEEMRIVMVGKTGIGKSATGNTILGRKCFESKFSAMSMTVDCSKGKAVVDGQQVAVIDTPGLFDTRFGMEKTTKDMSQCISYAAPGPHVFLVVIRLGRYTEEEKQTVQKIQKVFGQAADRYSMVLFTHGDQLEDTTIEDFLKESPDLQELVDGCNGQYHVFNNKLKDHSQVTELLQKIRNLNQKNGGSHYTNKMFQEAERAIEEEKQRILKENEEKIRKVQQELERKLQEKYEKEMKKMNEQLQAERERERKEREEERKREREDMNEERKREREERESERKRDGEEKEREYENLMNKMKEQHDKELREEKEKLKNKYGSMAREKAEEKNPFYRFFEIIGETVVGWFI; from the exons ATGGACAGCAATTTTG GTTTGAGCAGAAATAATGAGGAAATGAGGATAGTGATGGTGGGGAAGACAGGTATTGGGAAAAGTGCCACTGGAAACACCATTCTGGGACGAAAGTGCTTTGAGTCAAAGTTCAGTGCAATGTCTATGACTGTAGACTGTTCCAAGGGCAAAGCTGTGGTGGATGGGCAACAGGTGGCTGTTATCGACACCCCAGGCCTGTTTGACACCAGGTTTGGCATGGAAAAAACAACTAAAGATATGAGCCAGTGCATCTCTTATGCTGCTCCTGGACCCCATGTGTTCCTGGTGGTCATCCGGCTGGGCAGATACACTGAAGAGGAAAAGCAGACAGTGCAAAAGATTCAAAAAGTCTTTGGCCAGGCTGCAGACAGATACAGCATGGTTCTCTTTACTCATGGGGACCAACTTGAAGACACAACTATTGAAGACTTCTTGAAGGAAAGCCCAGACCTGCAAGAACTTGTGGACGGATGTAATGGCCAGTACCATGTCTTCAATAATAAGCTGAAGGATCACTCTCAGGTCACTGAGCTGCTCCAGAAGATCAGAAATTTAAACCAGAAGAACGGAGGAAGCCACTACACAAACAAGATGTTCCAAGAGGCTGAGAGGGCAATCGAAGAAGAGAAACAACGCATCCTGAAAGAGAACGAAGAGAAAATACGCAAAGTACAACAGGAATTGGAGAGAAAACTTCAGGAAAAATATGAAAAGGAGATGAAGAAAATGAATGAACAACTtcaggctgagagagagagggagaggaaagagagagaggaggagaggaagagggagagggaggatatgaatgaggagagaaagagggagagggaggagagagaatcagagagaaagagagacggagaggagaaagaaagggagtATGAAAACctgatgaataaaatgaagGAACAGCATGACAAAGAactgagagaggaaaaagaaaagttaaagaACAAATATGGAAGTATGGCCAGAGAGAAAGCTGAGGAGAAAAATCCATTTTATCGTTTCTTTGAAATAATTGGAGAAACAGTTGTGGGATGGTTCATATAG